A genomic region of Anas platyrhynchos isolate ZD024472 breed Pekin duck chromosome 19, IASCAAS_PekinDuck_T2T, whole genome shotgun sequence contains the following coding sequences:
- the SLC25A19 gene encoding mitochondrial thiamine pyrophosphate carrier — MVGYDPEAKCVSTVEAAAAGSASGFVTRVLVSPLDVIKIRFQLQIEQLSSRTPGAKYHGILQAVQRIFQEEGLGAFWKGHVPAQFLSVGYGAVQFMAFESLTKLVHNVTSYNARDSFVHFVCGGLAACTATVAVQPVDTLRTRFAAQGEPKVYHNLRHAVVTMYQTEGPRTFYRGLTPTIIAIFPYAGLQFSFYNTLKQLSEWMIPAEGKEGGNVKNLVCGSCAGIISKTLTYPFDLIKKRLQVGGFEHARAAFGQVRMYRGLLDCLRQVMREEGLGGFFKGLSPSLLKAAVSTGLVFFSYELFCSLLCALKNTDSTKRKES; from the exons ATGGTGGGCTACGACCCCGAGGCCAAGTGCGTCTCCACGGTGGAAGCGGCCGCAGCGGGCTCGGCCTCCGGCTTCGTCACCCGCGTCCTGGTCAGCCCCCTGGATGTCATCAAGATCCGCTTCCAG ctTCAGATCGAGCAGCTCTCCTCCAGAACCCCAGGAGCTAAGTACCATGGCATCTTGCAAGCTGTACAGCGCATCTTCCAGGAGGAGGGGTTGGGAGCCTTCTGGAAGGGGCACGTTCCTGCCCAGTTCCTTTCAGTTGGCTACGGAGCTGTTCAG tTCATGGCATTTGAAAGCTTGACCAAGCTGGTGCACAACGTCACCTCGTACAACGCCCGCGATTCCTTTGTGCACTTCGTCTGTGGTGGACTGGCTGCTTGCACAGCCACTGTTGCAGTTCAGCCCGTTGACACACTACGCACCCGCTTTGCTGCTCAGGGTGAGCCAAAG GTCTATCACAACCTTCGCCATGCGGTGGTGACCATGTACCAGACAGAAGGGCCTCGGACATTCTATAGAGGTTTGACCCCCACAATCATTGCCATCTTCCCATATGCTGGTCTCCAGTTCTCCTTCTACAACACCTTGAAACAACTTTCTGAATGGATGATCCCagctgaaggaaaggaaggag GCAATGTTAAAAACCTCGTTTGTGGCAGCTGTGCTGGAATCATCAGCAAAACCCTCACTTACCCTTTTGACCTGATCAAAAAACGACTGCAAGTGGGTGGCTTTGAGCATGCCCGAGCAGCCTTTGGACAG GTGCGGATGTATAGGGGTCTGCTGGACTGCCTAAGGCAGGTCATGCGAGAGGAGGGCTTGGGTGGATTTTTTAAGGGCCTTTCACCCAGCTTGCTGAAGGCTGCTGTCTCTACTGGCCTCGTCTTCTTTTCCTATGAGCTGTTCTGCAGCCTGTTGTGTGCCCTGAAGAACACTGACAGCACCAAGAGGAAGGAAAGCTGA